A single genomic interval of Amblyomma americanum isolate KBUSLIRL-KWMA chromosome 11, ASM5285725v1, whole genome shotgun sequence harbors:
- the LOC144109486 gene encoding tetratricopeptide repeat protein 33-like, translating to MKATAFGWKRKAGGKVASSVSAAFEENAADENGDPPDGVDWLSGYKRRRNLLLEDCAQKSRRLRQEGTTLAELERYWEAMKKFDEALQLTPGDVAIHEMRAQVLMLLREDFAAVQEAEQAVKLDPHWWVAHQTLGRARLQLGEIHMALRSFCSAVHLNPADEELRKDDLLYTLHLLRQKQVAEESAKDTSVCFDEDGNIVEVEDTSMTPELVCCRETR from the exons ATGAAGGCAACTGCCTTCGGCTGGAAGCGGAAGGCAGGTGGGAAGGTGGCGTCGAGCGTCTCGGCGGCGTTTGAAGAAAACGCCGCGGACGAGAACGGCGATCCGCCTGACGGCGTAGATTGGTTGAGCGGCTACAAACGCCGTAGGAACCTGTTGCTTGAAGACTGTGCCCAGAAGAGCCGTCGACTCAGACAGGAGGGGACCACGTTGGCCGAGCTGGAAAG GTACTGGGAAGCAATGAAGAAGTTTGACGAAGCCCTGCAACTGACTCCTGGTGACGTTGCCATCCATGAAATGAGAGCTCAG gtgctgatgctgctgcgggAAGACTTTGCAGCTGTCCAGGAGGCAGAGCAGGCTGTCAAGCTTGACCCCCACTGGTGGGTTGCCCACCAGACCCTGGGACGAGCCCGTCTGCAGCTGGGCGAGATTCACATG GCACTGAGAAGCTTCTGCTCTGCTGTTCACCTGAATCCTGCTGATGAAGAGCTGCGCAAAGATGACCTCCTGTACACTTTGCATCTCCTACGTCAGAAGCAAGTTGCTGAAGAAAGTGCAAAGGACACATCAGTTTGTTTTGATGAAGATGGCAACATCGTTGAAGTCGAGGACACTTCCATGACACCGGAGCTCGTGTGCTGTCGAGAAACAAGGTGA